Proteins encoded together in one Rubripirellula reticaptiva window:
- a CDS encoding phosphatidylserine decarboxylase has translation MAEIVFHDRYTGQDCVEKVYGDAFLRWTYETLPGKIALHSAVKRAWFSRWYGWRMDREKSRQKIGPFVRDYGLDPNEFVRSPDQFASFNEFFFRKLKPQARPIDSSESSVVFPADGRHLCVPDLSKCEGLFVKGEMFDLATLLDDESLADRYASGGLLLSRLCPVDYHRFHFPAAGVPGSARLINGPLFSVNPIALCQNVQILATNKRTLTKLQTEHMGTVLVMEIGATCVGSICQTYQASLPVAKGDEKGYFRFGGSSTILIFESGRVRFDDDLVGNSKANRELYARVGDRMGMVVA, from the coding sequence ATGGCAGAAATCGTTTTTCACGACCGCTACACAGGCCAAGACTGCGTCGAAAAGGTCTATGGCGATGCGTTTTTGCGTTGGACCTACGAGACATTGCCCGGAAAAATTGCGTTGCATTCGGCGGTCAAGCGAGCTTGGTTCTCGCGCTGGTACGGATGGCGCATGGATCGTGAGAAATCTCGCCAGAAAATTGGTCCGTTTGTTCGCGACTATGGATTGGACCCGAACGAGTTTGTTCGCTCGCCCGACCAGTTCGCTAGCTTCAATGAGTTCTTCTTTCGAAAACTGAAGCCGCAGGCCCGCCCGATTGATTCGTCCGAGTCGTCTGTTGTTTTCCCGGCTGACGGACGGCATCTTTGCGTGCCGGATTTGTCCAAGTGCGAGGGGCTTTTCGTCAAAGGCGAAATGTTCGATTTGGCGACTTTGTTGGATGACGAGAGTTTGGCTGATCGGTACGCATCGGGCGGGTTGTTGCTGTCGCGGTTATGCCCGGTTGATTATCACCGATTTCATTTTCCCGCGGCAGGCGTTCCCGGTTCGGCACGATTGATTAATGGGCCGTTGTTTTCGGTTAACCCAATCGCTCTTTGCCAAAACGTTCAAATACTTGCAACCAACAAACGCACATTGACCAAATTGCAAACCGAACACATGGGCACGGTCTTGGTGATGGAGATTGGGGCCACTTGTGTTGGCAGTATTTGCCAAACGTATCAGGCCAGCCTGCCAGTCGCGAAAGGTGACGAGAAGGGTTACTTTCGATTTGGCGGATCGTCGACCATTCTTATTTTCGAGTCCGGGCGAGTGCGTTTTGATGACGACCTAGTTGGCAACTCGAAAGCAAACCGAGAGCTCTATGCGAGAGTGGGCGATCGCATGGGCATGGTTGTCGCTTAG
- a CDS encoding GGDEF domain-containing response regulator, producing the protein MLTNLRPIQVLLVEDTENDAIFVTRLLECNPSLNFSVRRADTLEAAISLMGAEDFDVSLLDLSLPDAKGLESFDKIRAMDARLPVVVLTDLNDEELALLAIESGAQDFMSKDHITGQMLYRSLIFAIARQQKVLGFQAAADTDPLTGMPNRRHLKTWFTESLESTRISGTEMSIAILDLDHFKRINDEHGHFVGDAVLRHVGKFLAESIGPRMLAARFGGEEFAILMPGYPLPIAVSFIDRTLRELASEKVTAGDLAISVTSSAGVINTPPNDCWDAAYMACDVLLYEAKTSGRNRLASKDRSRETVGCLKHA; encoded by the coding sequence ATGCTTACCAACCTACGCCCCATCCAAGTCCTGCTTGTCGAAGACACAGAGAACGACGCAATCTTCGTGACTCGACTGCTGGAGTGTAACCCAAGCCTGAATTTCTCGGTCAGGCGAGCCGACACACTCGAGGCTGCCATTTCGTTGATGGGGGCAGAAGATTTCGACGTCAGCTTGCTTGATCTGTCGTTGCCTGACGCTAAAGGTCTTGAATCATTCGACAAGATCCGCGCCATGGACGCTCGACTCCCTGTCGTCGTACTCACTGATTTAAATGACGAAGAACTGGCGTTGCTAGCGATCGAAAGCGGTGCCCAGGACTTCATGTCCAAAGATCACATCACAGGACAGATGCTGTACCGGTCCTTGATTTTCGCGATTGCCCGGCAACAAAAAGTATTGGGATTCCAGGCTGCTGCAGACACCGATCCGTTGACGGGAATGCCGAATCGCCGGCACTTAAAGACATGGTTCACCGAATCATTGGAATCGACCCGAATAAGCGGCACAGAGATGTCGATCGCGATCCTGGACCTCGATCATTTCAAACGGATCAACGACGAACATGGCCACTTCGTTGGTGACGCCGTTTTGAGGCACGTCGGAAAATTCTTGGCCGAGTCGATCGGTCCACGGATGTTGGCGGCGAGATTCGGAGGCGAAGAATTCGCCATTTTGATGCCGGGCTACCCACTTCCCATTGCCGTTTCGTTCATTGACCGCACTTTGCGGGAATTGGCTAGCGAGAAGGTCACCGCCGGCGATCTTGCGATTTCCGTTACATCAAGCGCGGGCGTCATCAATACTCCGCCTAACGATTGCTGGGACGCCGCTTACATGGCCTGCGACGTACTACTCTATGAAGCAAAAACATCGGGACGAAACCGCCTGGCATCCAAGGACCGCAGTAGAGAAACCGTTGGCTGCCTAAAACATGCGTAA